The Bemisia tabaci chromosome 8, PGI_BMITA_v3 genome has a segment encoding these proteins:
- the LOC109030302 gene encoding LOW QUALITY PROTEIN: uncharacterized protein (The sequence of the model RefSeq protein was modified relative to this genomic sequence to represent the inferred CDS: inserted 1 base in 1 codon) codes for MKVFAVLACLIAAAAAGAPYASYLGPSTLVRAPQFDSAVVSHERLGGNFAYKSVEAPAYAQVAPVITNVPTPVGVSYSAKPIIAPVTYTSPAEVKVITAPVAVAHAPAPVAYAAPLPPPXAAPAYAAPAIAAPAIAAPAPLAYAARAAIPYAAPYPTPRPTTTRPSFKFLPPSISCK; via the exons ATGAAG gtcttCGCTGTTCTCGCCTGCTTGATCGCAGCCGCCGCCGCCGGCGCCCCCTACGCCTCCTACCTGGGCCCCTCCACCCTCGTGAGGGCACCCCAGTTCGACAGCGCCGTCGTGAGCCACGAGCGCTTGGGCGGCAACTTCGCCTACAAGAGCGTCGAGGCCCCCGCCTACGCCCAGGTCGCCCCCGTCATCACCAACGTCCCCACCCCCGTTGGAGTCAGCTACTCTGCCAAGCCCATCATCGCCCCAGTCACCTACACCTCCCCCGCTGAGGTCAAGGTCATCACCGCCCCAGTCGCCGTAGCCCATGCCCCAGCTCCAGTCGCCTACGCCGCCCCGCTGCCCCCGC ACGCCGCCCCCGCCTACGCCGCCCCCGCCATCGCCGCCCCCGCAATCGCCGCCCCAGCACCCCTCGCCTACGCCGCCCGTGCTGCCATCCCCTACGCCGCCCCCTACCCTACGCCAAGGCCTACTACCACTAGACCTTCCTTCAAGTTCCTGCCTCCAAGTATCTCATGTAAATAG